A stretch of DNA from bacterium:
GCCACCAGACATCCTTCCTGCAGGAGCCTTTCCGAATCGGTTTTCATTGTCGGCTGGCTGTCCGAATCAAGGGCGCTGTCTGCGCCTTCGACGCCCCCCCGGCATAAGCCGTTGTGCCGGGAAGCAGTGCGGCTTGCCCCGCCCAGGAGCCTGTGGCCGGTTTTGGAGATATCAGTGTGCGTCAGAATGACCGCTGCCGCGCCGGAGCCGATAGTCAGAGAAGCGAAGGCACTTTTCAGCTTTTCTCTCGTTGGAGCTGGATCAGAAAGAAGCCGGGCTATGGTCGTCTCGACCAGGGGGCCGCCGTGCTCTCCGGCTACTACCATTCCGGCTGATATCTCTCCCGATTCTATCAAGCTGGCCAGAATGACCATACCATTGATAAATCCCAGACAGGCGTTCGACAGATCAAAGACCAGGGCAGATTCGGGAATGCCCAGGGCATGATGAACGACTGTGGCTGTAGCCGGCTCCAGGAAGTCACGGCTGACTGCGGCGTGAATAAGGCATTGCAGTCGGTCTCTGGTGAGAGATGTCCTCTCGAGAGCCTTTTCTCCAGCCTTGATGCTGCCCTCACTGGGCAGGGTGCCTCTGTTCCAGAAACGGCGTTCTCTGATTCCGGTCATCAATTCCAGCCGGCCATAGGGCAGTTTCAACTTATCATATAGTGGCGACAATTTCTGCTCCACTTCGGCTGAAGTCACGATATTTTCAGGCAGTACATAGCCAAAGGCTTCGATACAGACATTGTGAAAGCGCATCTTCCGGCTTCTCTTTCCTCTTTCCGGGTTTTGCTGTTTGACTGTAGAGGGACAAGGTGGGGAAAGTATAATCAAGAATTCTGAGAAAATCAAGGAATGATTCAGTGGTGAAAAGATACTGTGCCAGGGAGAATTGCTGTCCTCCCTGGCACAGTTGACTGACTCAAGAGTGCCTAGATAAGCAGACTGCTTATCAGCGAAGCGAGACCGACAGCAGTTGCAGTAGGAGTTGTGGGAATGATTGTCGGTGCAGTAGTGATTGCCGTAACAGGAATAGCAACCGTAGCGGGTGCAGTCGGAACGGGAGCAAAAGTAAGCCCGACAAGGCTTAACGGTGTAAAGGTAATAAGTGGAGCCAATGGCGTGGTAACTAAAACGCTCGCTGGAACAGTTGCGGTAACCGGAACCGTTGGAACCAGGGTTGTAACTCCAACTCCAACGGCAGTGACTGCGGGAGCAGTGGGCACAACAGGAGCAGGAAATAGGGTAGCAGTGGTTAATGGAGCATGAGCAGTCCGGTAGGGACCAATTCCAAATGAAGATAGAGCAGGAGGCGCAAAGGGAACAAAGCCAAAGGGGCCGATTCCTGCCAGCGGGTTAAAATAC
This window harbors:
- a CDS encoding 3-oxoacyl-ACP synthase III, whose protein sequence is MRFHNVCIEAFGYVLPENIVTSAEVEQKLSPLYDKLKLPYGRLELMTGIRERRFWNRGTLPSEGSIKAGEKALERTSLTRDRLQCLIHAAVSRDFLEPATATVVHHALGIPESALVFDLSNACLGFINGMVILASLIESGEISAGMVVAGEHGGPLVETTIARLLSDPAPTREKLKSAFASLTIGSGAAAVILTHTDISKTGHRLLGGASRTASRHNGLCRGGVEGADSALDSDSQPTMKTDSERLLQEGCLVASRTWADAKNNLGWSNEDVDRFFCHQVGTAHRRALFASLELDMNKDYPTVEYLGNMGSVSLPATMAIGIDKGLLKAGQRAALLGIGSGISCCMLGVEW